Within the Massilia sp. KIM genome, the region CCGCCTCACCCTGCGCGCCGTCGCGCTGCTTGACCGTGTGCGCCTGCGGAACCAGGTCGGAGCGCATGGTCGAATAGTGGAAAGTGTGGCCGCGCAGCTCGCCCTGGGCGGTGGGCATCGCATGCATGCCCAGCCCCGCCAGGCGCGGCTGCATCACGACCTCGCCCTGCAGCAGGCCGGCCATCTGCCAGCGCTGTCCCTGCTTGTCGGTCAGGCCATCGGCGATCGCCATCATGCCGCCGCACTCGGCCACGATGGGCAGACCGTGCGCATGGGCGTCGCGGATCGAGTCGCGCCAGCGCGTGGCCTTTTCCAGCGCCGGACCGTGCAGCTCGGGATACCCGCCTGGCAGGTAGACCGCATCGGCATCGGCAGGCACCGGCTCGTCGTCGAGCGGCGCGAAATACACGAGGCGCGCGCCCAGCTGTTGCAGCAGCTCGGCATTGGCCGGGTAGACGAAGATGAAGGAGGCGTCGCGCGCGATGGCGATGGTGCGGCCTGCGAGCGGCCGGTCCGCCGGTGCGGGCTGCTCCGGCAGCGGCGCCAGCAGCGGCAGCGCGTTCCATGCGGCGTCATCGAACTCGATCTGGTCGGCCAGGGAGTCGAGCATCTGTTCCACTTCTTCTACCTCGCCCGGGACCACCAGTCCAAGATGGCGCTTCGGCAGGCGCTTGTCCTGGCGCGGCAGGGAACCGATCAGGGGAATGTCGCGCAGCGAGGCCTTGACCATGGCCGCGTGACCGGCGCTGGCGACGCGGTTGGCCACCACGCCCGCCATCTGCACCGGACCGTAGTCGCGCAGGCCCTGCGCCACCGCGCCGGCGGTCTGTGCCATGGCCGAGGCGTCCAGCACCGCCAGCACCGGAATGCCGAACTCGCGCGCCAGGTCGGCCGCCGAGGGCGCGCCGTCGTACAGCCCCATCACGCCCTCGACCAGGATCGCGTCCGCCTCGCGCGCGGCCTCGCCCAGCCGGCGGCGGCATTCCTCCGCGCCGACCATCCACAGGTCCAGGTTGTGGACCGGGGCGCCGCAGGCGCGTTCGAGCAGCATCGGGTCGATGAAATCGGGGCCGCACTTGAACACGCGCACGCGCTTGCCCGCGCGGACCAAGCGCCGCGCCAGCGCCGCCGTGACCGTGGTCTTGCCCTGGCCGGACGCCATCGCCGCCACCAGGACCACCCTTGCTCCGCAGCCGGCGGCCATGGCTACCACTCCGTCCCGGCCTGGGCCACGATGCCCGCCTTGAAGGCGTGCTTGACCACGTTCATCTCGGTGACGGTGTCGGCCACCTCGACCAGCTCGGGCGGCGCGCCGCGGCCGGTGATCACCACGTGCTGCATCTCGGGACGGTCGAGCAGGTCGGCGATCACGGTGTGCACGTCCAGGTAGCGGTACTTGAGCGCGATGTTCAGTTCGTCCAGCACCACCATGCCGTAGTCCGGATCGCTCAGGAAGCGCTTGGCCAGTTCCCAGGCTTCAAGCGCCTTGGCGATGTCGCGTTCGCGGTTCTGGGTTTCCCAGGTATAGCCTTCGCCCATCGCGTGGAAGCTGACTTCGTCCGGGAAGCGGCGCAGGAAAGTCTCTTCGCCGGTGGACATCGCGCCCTTGATGAACTGGACCACGCCCACCTTCATCCCGTGGCCGAGCGCGCGCGCCACCATGCCGAAGGCGCTCGAGCTCTTGCCCTTGCCGTTGCCGGTGTTGACGATGATGATGCCGATCTGCTTGTCGGCGGCGGCGATCTTGGCGTCGATCACAGCCTTCTTGCGCTCCATGCGCTGGCGGTGGCGCTCGTTCAGTGCTGCGATCTCGTCTGGAGTCATGGTGTTCATGGTTGAGCCTCAAGGGGAATGAAGATGCGGCGGCCGCCATGGTCGAGCATCTCGATCGGGTGGCCGAGGTAGTCGCCCAGCAGCGCCGGCTGCATGGTCGCGTCGACCGTGCCCGCCTGCCAGCGGCCATCGCCCATGAGCAGCAGCGCATGGGTCGAAATACGGTGCGCCAGGTTCAGGTCGTGGCCGATCATGACCACGGTCTTGCCCTGCTCGCGGCACAGGCGGGCCAGCAGGGCCATCACGCTCACCTGGTGCGCCAGGTCGAGGGCGTTGGCCGGCTCGTCGAGCAGTAGCAGGGGTGTTTCTTGCGCCAGCATGGCTGCGATCGCGACGCGCTGGCGCTCGCCGCCGGACAGGGTGCGCACGTCGCGCGCGGCGAGATCGGCGACTTCCATCGCCTCCAGCGCGCGCACGGCGGCATGGTGGTCGTCGCTCCCTTCCCAGTAACGCTTGCCGTGGTAGGGATGGCGCGCCGACAGCACGGTTTCGATCACGCTGTAGGCGAAGGCGTCGTGGCGCGACTGGGCCAGGTAGGCGCGCTCGCGCGCCAGGTCGGCCGGATCCCAGTCGTCCAGCGCGCGGCCGCCGATGCTCACGCGGCCCGCGTCCGGGCGGTGCAGGCCGGCCAGGGTGCGCAGCAGGGTGCTCTTGCCAGCGCCGTTGCGGCCGATGATGCTCCAGCACTCGCCGGGAGCGACGCGCCAGTCCAGGCCGTCGATCAGGGTACG harbors:
- a CDS encoding cobyrinate a,c-diamide synthase, producing the protein MAAGCGARVVLVAAMASGQGKTTVTAALARRLVRAGKRVRVFKCGPDFIDPMLLERACGAPVHNLDLWMVGAEECRRRLGEAAREADAILVEGVMGLYDGAPSAADLAREFGIPVLAVLDASAMAQTAGAVAQGLRDYGPVQMAGVVANRVASAGHAAMVKASLRDIPLIGSLPRQDKRLPKRHLGLVVPGEVEEVEQMLDSLADQIEFDDAAWNALPLLAPLPEQPAPADRPLAGRTIAIARDASFIFVYPANAELLQQLGARLVYFAPLDDEPVPADADAVYLPGGYPELHGPALEKATRWRDSIRDAHAHGLPIVAECGGMMAIADGLTDKQGQRWQMAGLLQGEVVMQPRLAGLGMHAMPTAQGELRGHTFHYSTMRSDLVPQAHTVKQRDGAQGEAVFRIGALTASYFHGYFPSNPAAVAAMFLGAPR
- a CDS encoding ABC transporter ATP-binding protein, translated to MIQTSQLRLSAGKRTLIDGLDWRVAPGECWSIIGRNGAGKSTLLRTLAGLHRPDAGRVSIGGRALDDWDPADLARERAYLAQSRHDAFAYSVIETVLSARHPYHGKRYWEGSDDHHAAVRALEAMEVADLAARDVRTLSGGERQRVAIAAMLAQETPLLLLDEPANALDLAHQVSVMALLARLCREQGKTVVMIGHDLNLAHRISTHALLLMGDGRWQAGTVDATMQPALLGDYLGHPIEMLDHGGRRIFIPLEAQP
- the cobO gene encoding cob(I)yrinic acid a,c-diamide adenosyltransferase; translation: MNTMTPDEIAALNERHRQRMERKKAVIDAKIAAADKQIGIIIVNTGNGKGKSSSAFGMVARALGHGMKVGVVQFIKGAMSTGEETFLRRFPDEVSFHAMGEGYTWETQNRERDIAKALEAWELAKRFLSDPDYGMVVLDELNIALKYRYLDVHTVIADLLDRPEMQHVVITGRGAPPELVEVADTVTEMNVVKHAFKAGIVAQAGTEW